The Raoultibacter phocaeensis genome includes a window with the following:
- a CDS encoding helix-turn-helix transcriptional regulator, which translates to MMLGIPQIVSPSEEWLAFTWSQQVFTLVFLVACVLAMRKIEDRIPADTAFFAGLMLSATAMLYLLAFSFGYFANWVSVLLGALEGLACAVFFLLWQIVYASEGQNRSAIYLPLSSLMVVVVCLMLRLLPVPAAAFAIVVVLPLAATYTLRRSLARVDSFPARDARPYARVVIGDIWKPVLCASIVCFAWALSSHIPALYDHAAVTSALVGFGAASLLIASVELFTSKGFKILDVYQAIFPMLGIVLCLPVFFGGEWENLLTGALAFGSHLVKLLIFIMAATYASRTQFSPVAIYGFCVIPLLAALVIGDTLGFALVNGALATDERIVRISAICLLALFIGVGLASLGRRFKGSAEPVDDTLVINSALYAAFDENRNSQRVRAKQEVLPDSVVQAEEIDALADTELGRGLSARELEVVAMLLKGNSVAAISRKLFISENTTRGHTKRIYRKLDVHSRQELIDLFEGEDAQGRQR; encoded by the coding sequence ATGATGCTCGGCATTCCCCAAATCGTCTCTCCGAGCGAAGAGTGGCTTGCGTTCACGTGGTCGCAGCAGGTTTTTACGCTTGTCTTTCTCGTAGCATGCGTGTTGGCAATGCGTAAAATCGAAGACCGCATACCTGCCGACACTGCATTTTTTGCCGGGTTGATGCTTTCTGCCACTGCGATGCTCTATCTGCTTGCCTTCTCGTTTGGCTACTTCGCGAACTGGGTGAGCGTGCTGCTGGGCGCGCTTGAGGGACTCGCTTGTGCCGTTTTCTTTCTCTTGTGGCAGATCGTCTACGCAAGTGAAGGTCAGAACAGATCGGCTATATACCTTCCGCTTTCTTCGCTCATGGTTGTTGTCGTATGCCTGATGCTCCGTCTTTTGCCGGTTCCTGCGGCTGCGTTTGCTATCGTCGTCGTGTTACCGCTTGCCGCTACGTATACCCTGCGGCGCAGCCTTGCGAGGGTCGATTCTTTTCCTGCGAGGGATGCCCGCCCGTACGCACGCGTCGTCATCGGCGATATTTGGAAACCGGTCCTGTGCGCTTCGATCGTCTGCTTCGCCTGGGCGCTTTCGAGCCATATTCCGGCACTGTACGATCATGCTGCAGTAACATCGGCCCTCGTCGGGTTCGGCGCGGCGTCTCTGCTCATTGCCTCGGTCGAGCTGTTCACTTCGAAAGGGTTTAAGATCCTCGATGTGTACCAGGCTATCTTCCCTATGCTGGGTATTGTGTTGTGCCTTCCGGTTTTCTTCGGAGGTGAATGGGAGAATCTGCTAACGGGGGCGCTTGCTTTCGGATCGCACCTCGTTAAGCTGCTCATCTTTATTATGGCCGCCACGTATGCTTCGAGAACGCAGTTTTCGCCCGTAGCGATATACGGGTTTTGCGTCATTCCTCTGCTCGCTGCGCTCGTCATTGGCGATACGCTCGGGTTCGCTTTGGTCAATGGCGCTCTTGCAACCGATGAGAGGATTGTAAGAATCTCGGCGATATGCCTCCTCGCCCTATTCATCGGCGTGGGGCTGGCTTCTTTGGGTCGTCGCTTTAAGGGCTCTGCGGAGCCTGTTGACGACACGCTGGTGATCAATTCTGCGCTGTATGCTGCGTTTGACGAAAACAGGAACTCCCAACGGGTGCGTGCCAAGCAAGAAGTCCTGCCTGATTCGGTGGTGCAAGCAGAGGAAATCGATGCCCTTGCCGATACGGAACTGGGTCGCGGTCTATCGGCCCGCGAGCTCGAGGTGGTTGCAATGCTTCTGAAGGGCAACAGCGTCGCTGCCATTTCGAGAAAGCTCTTCATATCGGAGAATACCACGCGTGGGCACACCAAGCGCATCTACCGCAAGCTCGACGTACACAGTCGCCAAGAACTCATCGATCTGTTCGAGGGGGAAGATGCCCAAGGTCGGCAGAGGTAA
- a CDS encoding FeoA family protein — protein sequence MAAQSTISAVHETPSVGRAQMPLSFLGRGRSATVAKVRGRGDLHHHLENLGFVEGAAVTVVSEMAGNLIVEIKGSQVALNKQVATRIITQ from the coding sequence ATGGCAGCACAGAGCACGATATCCGCAGTACACGAAACGCCCAGTGTCGGCAGGGCTCAGATGCCGTTATCGTTTTTGGGGCGCGGTCGGTCGGCCACCGTCGCAAAAGTGCGCGGCAGGGGCGATCTTCACCATCATCTCGAGAATCTCGGGTTTGTCGAAGGTGCGGCCGTCACGGTGGTGTCCGAGATGGCTGGGAATCTGATCGTCGAGATCAAGGGTTCACAGGTTGCCTTGAACAAACAGGTCGCCACGCGCATCATCACGCAGTAA
- a CDS encoding FeoA family protein: MAEAVGAKTLRDVKIGESAVVRKLTGEGALKRHIMDMGITKGTDVFVRKVAPLGDPIEVTVRGYELSLRKSEADSILVG, translated from the coding sequence ATGGCAGAGGCTGTAGGGGCGAAGACCCTGCGCGACGTGAAGATCGGCGAGTCGGCCGTCGTCCGCAAACTTACGGGCGAAGGCGCGCTGAAGCGCCACATCATGGATATGGGCATCACGAAGGGTACCGATGTGTTCGTACGCAAAGTTGCTCCTCTGGGTGATCCGATCGAAGTGACCGTGCGCGGTTACGAGCTGTCGCTGAGGAAAAGCGAAGCCGACAGCATTCTCGTCGGTTAG
- the feoB gene encoding ferrous iron transporter B, with the protein MGIRIALAGNPNCGKTTMFNDLTGANQYVGNWPGVTVEKKEGKYTRDKDVTITDLPGVYSLSPYSPEEIVTRDYLLDGRPDVVINLVDATNLERNLYLTTQILDLGLPVVVALNMMDLVKKNGDKIDVAQLSQALGCPIVETSALKGSGMQELLDTAIKAGKGGRPAAPELRYDESVESALAEISKLIEGKVPAETLRWYATKLFEGEERTIAGLKLTASDVASIDAVRERVEEAEDDDAESIITSERYDSIVGLVSSAVKVSRKGMNTTQKVDRIVTNRWLGLPIFVVIMALVYYLAISVGTGVVTDWANDGISGDGWLYTGGAAYEEALGDWEEQVAVAEEAGASEAQLEALAESEPDPAEFGLFIPGLTPLLADALAAVNAAPWLQSLVVDGIVAGVGAVIGFIPQMIILFLLLSVLEACGYMARVAFIMDRIFRKFGLSGKSFIPMLIASGCGVPAVMATKTIENEKDRRMTIMTTTMIPCGAKMPIIALVFGAFAGGNTETTWWIAPMFYFLGVIAIIISGIMLKKTKMFAGEASPFVMELPQYHIPAVKTVLLATWERIRSYIVKAGTIIFLSTIVIWFLMNFGMYDGQFGLLDSEMDGYIQYSLMAGLGNGLAWIFAPLGFGNWESTVTSVTGLVAKENVVATVGILTSLGDVGEADPSMWSAFALMLGGSAPAIIAFCAFNLLCAPCFAAIGTIRRQMESAKWTWFAIGYMTVFGWVVGLMAYQFGGLITGELSFNLWTVVAAVCLIAILFQLFRPMPNYDEKKGAKKLAAEGGAA; encoded by the coding sequence ATGGGAATTCGCATAGCGCTTGCCGGTAATCCGAACTGCGGCAAGACGACGATGTTCAACGATCTGACCGGAGCCAACCAATACGTTGGCAACTGGCCGGGCGTGACCGTCGAAAAGAAAGAAGGTAAATACACACGCGACAAGGACGTAACGATTACGGACTTGCCGGGTGTCTATTCGCTTTCACCGTATTCTCCCGAAGAGATCGTCACACGCGATTATCTGCTCGATGGCCGTCCCGATGTGGTGATCAATCTCGTCGATGCAACGAACCTCGAGCGCAACCTGTATCTGACCACGCAGATTCTCGATCTGGGGCTTCCAGTGGTCGTCGCGCTCAACATGATGGATCTCGTGAAGAAAAATGGCGACAAGATCGATGTCGCGCAGCTTTCCCAAGCGCTCGGGTGCCCCATTGTCGAAACGTCGGCGCTCAAGGGCTCGGGCATGCAGGAGCTTCTCGATACCGCCATCAAGGCGGGGAAGGGTGGTAGGCCCGCCGCTCCAGAGCTGCGCTACGACGAATCAGTCGAATCCGCTCTCGCTGAAATCTCGAAGCTCATCGAAGGCAAGGTTCCCGCCGAAACGCTGCGCTGGTACGCGACGAAGCTGTTCGAGGGCGAAGAGCGGACCATCGCGGGCCTGAAGCTTACGGCCTCCGATGTCGCATCGATCGACGCCGTTCGCGAGCGCGTGGAAGAGGCCGAGGACGACGATGCCGAAAGCATCATCACTTCCGAGCGCTACGATTCCATCGTCGGGCTTGTTTCGTCTGCGGTCAAGGTATCCCGCAAGGGTATGAACACGACCCAGAAGGTCGATCGCATCGTCACGAACCGGTGGCTCGGGCTGCCCATCTTCGTTGTGATCATGGCCCTAGTGTACTACCTGGCTATCTCGGTCGGCACAGGCGTCGTCACCGACTGGGCGAACGACGGTATATCCGGAGACGGCTGGCTCTACACGGGCGGTGCAGCTTACGAAGAGGCGCTCGGCGATTGGGAGGAACAGGTTGCCGTCGCCGAAGAGGCGGGCGCAAGCGAAGCGCAGCTCGAGGCCCTCGCCGAAAGCGAGCCCGATCCTGCCGAATTCGGCCTGTTCATTCCTGGATTGACTCCGCTTCTTGCCGACGCTCTCGCCGCCGTGAACGCCGCGCCGTGGCTGCAGAGCCTTGTGGTCGACGGCATCGTCGCTGGCGTCGGCGCCGTCATCGGCTTCATTCCGCAGATGATCATCTTGTTTCTGCTGCTCTCGGTCCTTGAGGCGTGCGGATACATGGCGCGCGTCGCCTTCATCATGGACCGCATCTTCCGCAAGTTCGGCCTGTCGGGAAAGAGCTTCATACCGATGCTCATCGCTTCAGGCTGCGGCGTGCCCGCTGTGATGGCCACGAAAACCATCGAGAACGAAAAAGACCGCCGCATGACCATCATGACCACGACGATGATTCCCTGCGGTGCCAAGATGCCGATTATCGCGCTCGTATTCGGCGCGTTTGCGGGCGGCAACACCGAAACAACCTGGTGGATTGCTCCGATGTTCTACTTCCTCGGCGTAATCGCGATCATCATCTCGGGTATCATGCTCAAGAAGACCAAGATGTTCGCCGGCGAAGCGAGCCCGTTTGTCATGGAGCTTCCCCAGTACCATATCCCGGCTGTAAAGACCGTGCTGTTGGCCACGTGGGAGCGCATCAGGAGCTACATCGTCAAAGCCGGTACCATCATTTTCCTGTCCACCATCGTCATCTGGTTCCTCATGAACTTCGGCATGTACGACGGCCAGTTCGGACTGCTCGATAGCGAGATGGACGGCTATATCCAATACAGTCTCATGGCGGGCCTCGGCAACGGTCTCGCATGGATCTTCGCCCCGCTCGGTTTCGGCAACTGGGAATCGACCGTGACCTCGGTCACCGGGCTTGTTGCCAAGGAGAACGTGGTCGCGACCGTCGGCATCCTTACGAGTCTCGGCGATGTCGGGGAGGCTGACCCCTCGATGTGGTCGGCGTTCGCCCTCATGCTCGGCGGCTCTGCACCTGCAATCATCGCCTTCTGCGCCTTCAATCTGCTGTGCGCGCCCTGCTTCGCCGCCATCGGCACGATCCGCCGTCAGATGGAAAGCGCCAAGTGGACCTGGTTCGCTATCGGCTACATGACGGTGTTCGGGTGGGTCGTCGGCCTGATGGCCTACCAGTTCGGCGGACTCATCACCGGGGAGCTTTCGTTCAACCTGTGGACGGTTGTCGCTGCAGTGTGCTTGATCGCCATCCTGTTCCAGCTCTTCCGCCCTATGCCGAACTACGATGAGAAGAAGGGCGCGAAGAAGCTCGCAGCTGAGGGCGGCGCTGCGTAG
- a CDS encoding FeoB-associated Cys-rich membrane protein: MQPLMLNAPTIIISLMIVALAVLAVRRMMKRGLCDCHDGECPSGGCSGCGAVDKMVADMERAANAQK; encoded by the coding sequence ATGCAACCGCTGATGCTCAATGCTCCGACGATTATTATCAGCTTGATGATCGTCGCGCTTGCGGTCCTCGCCGTCCGCCGTATGATGAAGCGCGGACTCTGCGACTGTCACGACGGCGAGTGCCCTTCGGGCGGTTGTTCCGGATGCGGTGCCGTTGACAAGATGGTCGCCGATATGGAGCGCGCCGCCAACGCGCAAAAGTGA
- a CDS encoding FAD-dependent oxidoreductase, producing the protein MHNEKNLTRRNFVGAALVGGMGVAATSFLAGCSSAPAASDTQGANQEAWDEETDVIVVGSGGAGLAAAVEAAGAGVGVIVLEKTNIIGGDSTLCDGILGGWGTKLAKAQGIDVSADDVYNWFMGHPEWYGPKDPEVARLLADKSGETIDWLQEIGVPFVEEVAPRFGYTELPVIHQVDGKGAEMIRILKENAEGAGAIIETETAATKLIANDEGRVIGVAASSKKGDKRIKANKGVVMATGSYAGSPSMLAQLNAESAHLLPGSNPGATGDGLAMAMVIGAYTARAAELPLMSSLAGVESGSIVNWNYYERLHGLWLDANGERFFNEETNYENPTGHRAIVRKQNEQGKQVVAFIGTTPELEAVLAMRPIEWATGETVEEVAEMVGLDGAQVKATVDRFNSLCETGQADDFGRPAEFMIPLTGPFYAAPISVSTSVTMGGFRTNTDAQALKLMAPTKEGSLTAPIAGLYAAGVVCEWNCAAGATVLCAVTLGRIAGQNAAKEEPAA; encoded by the coding sequence ATGCACAACGAAAAGAACCTGACGCGCCGCAACTTCGTCGGAGCAGCACTGGTGGGAGGCATGGGCGTTGCCGCAACGTCGTTTCTTGCCGGATGCAGCAGCGCCCCGGCGGCTTCCGACACACAGGGTGCGAACCAGGAAGCGTGGGACGAGGAAACCGACGTTATCGTTGTCGGGTCGGGCGGCGCGGGCCTTGCAGCTGCGGTAGAGGCGGCGGGCGCGGGCGTAGGCGTCATCGTGCTCGAAAAGACCAACATCATTGGCGGCGATTCGACGCTGTGCGACGGCATCCTCGGCGGGTGGGGCACCAAGCTCGCAAAAGCGCAGGGCATCGACGTCAGCGCGGACGACGTATACAACTGGTTCATGGGCCATCCCGAGTGGTACGGCCCGAAAGACCCCGAGGTCGCCCGTCTGCTCGCCGATAAGAGCGGCGAGACGATCGACTGGCTGCAGGAAATCGGCGTGCCGTTCGTCGAGGAGGTCGCTCCGCGCTTCGGCTATACTGAGCTGCCGGTGATCCACCAGGTAGACGGCAAGGGTGCCGAAATGATCCGCATCCTGAAAGAGAACGCGGAAGGGGCCGGCGCCATCATCGAGACGGAAACTGCAGCCACAAAGCTCATCGCGAACGACGAGGGCCGCGTCATCGGCGTTGCAGCTTCGTCGAAAAAGGGAGATAAGCGGATCAAGGCGAACAAGGGCGTCGTCATGGCAACGGGAAGCTACGCCGGAAGCCCCTCCATGCTCGCCCAGCTGAACGCCGAGAGCGCGCATCTTCTGCCTGGCTCCAATCCCGGGGCTACGGGCGACGGCCTCGCGATGGCCATGGTTATCGGAGCCTACACCGCCAGGGCGGCCGAGCTGCCGCTCATGAGCTCGCTCGCCGGTGTCGAGTCGGGATCGATCGTCAACTGGAACTACTACGAGCGCTTGCACGGCCTGTGGCTCGATGCCAACGGCGAGCGGTTCTTCAACGAAGAGACCAACTACGAGAACCCCACCGGTCACCGCGCAATCGTACGCAAGCAAAACGAGCAGGGCAAGCAGGTGGTCGCCTTCATCGGCACTACCCCCGAACTCGAAGCCGTGCTCGCCATGCGCCCGATCGAGTGGGCAACCGGTGAAACGGTCGAGGAAGTCGCCGAGATGGTGGGGCTCGACGGCGCGCAGGTGAAGGCCACGGTGGATCGGTTCAACAGCCTGTGCGAAACCGGGCAAGCTGATGACTTCGGACGTCCCGCCGAGTTCATGATCCCGCTTACCGGGCCGTTCTACGCCGCTCCGATTTCGGTGAGCACTTCGGTGACCATGGGCGGGTTCAGGACGAACACCGATGCCCAGGCGCTGAAGCTCATGGCTCCCACGAAAGAAGGCAGCTTGACCGCCCCCATCGCCGGCCTGTACGCTGCGGGCGTGGTGTGCGAATGGAACTGCGCAGCGGGTGCGACGGTGCTCTGCGCCGTGACGCTCGGCCGAATTGCCGGCCAAAACGCTGCCAAAGAAGAACCAGCGGCGTAG
- a CDS encoding metal-dependent transcriptional regulator: MEKISMSHEDYLEAIVMLGGTTEQSVRSVDIAAKMGVSKASVNKAVSTLKEKRLVDQPYYGDITLTDEGYEYGTSVLGRHELLLKFLTKNLGIDPEVAEEEACQMEHAISDDSFKKWAAFIKKIDSKK, encoded by the coding sequence GTGGAAAAAATCTCAATGTCGCACGAGGATTACCTTGAGGCTATCGTTATGCTCGGGGGAACGACCGAGCAGTCCGTTCGCTCGGTGGATATCGCTGCGAAGATGGGCGTGTCGAAGGCTTCGGTCAACAAGGCGGTATCGACACTCAAGGAAAAGCGCCTCGTAGATCAGCCGTACTACGGCGATATCACGCTTACCGACGAAGGGTACGAGTACGGAACGTCGGTGCTCGGCCGCCATGAGCTTCTTTTGAAGTTCCTTACCAAGAACCTCGGCATCGATCCCGAAGTCGCCGAGGAGGAAGCGTGCCAGATGGAGCATGCTATCAGCGACGACTCATTCAAAAAATGGGCGGCGTTCATCAAGAAGATCGATTCCAAGAAGTAG
- a CDS encoding FtsB family cell division protein produces the protein MIRTSWDEEPEVDDFEETKTSRIDKLKRSVAKNKAGKAFTRQFGSGDSDASSGGSRAALYKGEMGKKHKQASRMQGNPGKSMGASKKRFSGISLNPRSPKFVASLMVAACLVLSCVFLYPTAQQYYVAVRERDQLQAEYDALQQRNQTIKAEVDNLSTDAGIEDRARREFGWVKQDEHAANVYGIDAAEDESTYNKAITPGSIDAPETWYSPILDVVFGVE, from the coding sequence GTGATTCGCACGAGCTGGGACGAAGAGCCCGAAGTCGATGATTTCGAAGAAACCAAGACTTCGCGGATCGATAAGCTTAAACGCAGCGTCGCCAAGAACAAGGCCGGCAAAGCGTTCACGAGGCAGTTCGGCAGCGGCGATTCCGATGCGTCATCGGGAGGCAGCAGGGCTGCGCTCTATAAAGGCGAAATGGGCAAAAAGCACAAGCAGGCATCGAGGATGCAGGGAAACCCCGGCAAGTCGATGGGCGCCTCCAAAAAGCGCTTCTCGGGAATCAGCCTGAACCCCCGCTCCCCGAAATTCGTCGCAAGCCTGATGGTTGCCGCATGCCTCGTGCTTTCGTGCGTGTTTCTGTATCCGACGGCGCAGCAGTACTATGTAGCCGTTCGCGAGCGCGATCAGCTTCAGGCAGAGTACGATGCGCTCCAGCAGCGCAACCAGACCATCAAGGCCGAGGTCGACAACCTTTCGACCGATGCCGGCATCGAGGATCGCGCACGCAGGGAGTTCGGCTGGGTCAAGCAAGACGAGCATGCAGCCAACGTGTACGGGATCGATGCCGCCGAAGACGAATCGACGTACAACAAGGCAATCACGCCCGGCAGCATCGATGCGCCCGAAACGTGGTATTCTCCGATACTGGACGTCGTCTTCGGCGTCGAATAG
- a CDS encoding Ppx/GppA phosphatase family protein, with the protein MQSKRYAAIDIGTVTCRLLVADADETDLNELRREVVITNLGEGVDATGVLKPEAMERVAAQMKRFLAIIEEYKTPEHPEVVVIAMATSASRDAKNSSEFAAMLDGIGIRLTVIPGEREAALSFLGASSDFLGEDLLVVDIGGGSTEVIAGTGGCEPVFKHSFDIGCRRVTERFLAADPPTAGELYAAKTWTKHSMAPKFDELAATGFKPSRMIAVAGTATSIVSIDERMEVYDSERVHKTVVPLSVLEKVYAHLRSVPLAERKEIVGLDPGRASVIVAGMVIVETVMELARMKEFTVSETDILQGIILDAARNG; encoded by the coding sequence ATGCAGAGTAAACGCTATGCTGCAATCGACATCGGCACCGTTACGTGTCGTTTGCTCGTTGCGGATGCCGACGAAACGGATCTGAATGAGCTGCGGCGCGAGGTTGTCATCACAAACCTTGGCGAAGGTGTCGATGCGACGGGGGTCTTGAAGCCCGAAGCCATGGAACGGGTTGCCGCGCAGATGAAGCGGTTTCTCGCCATTATCGAAGAATACAAAACGCCCGAGCACCCCGAGGTCGTCGTGATCGCCATGGCGACCTCGGCTTCACGGGATGCGAAAAACTCCTCCGAGTTTGCGGCGATGCTCGACGGAATCGGCATTCGGCTGACCGTGATACCGGGCGAGCGGGAGGCGGCGCTTTCGTTCCTAGGCGCTTCGAGCGATTTTCTCGGGGAAGACCTTCTGGTTGTCGATATCGGGGGAGGTTCGACCGAGGTTATCGCGGGAACAGGCGGCTGCGAACCGGTATTCAAGCACTCGTTTGATATTGGGTGCCGTCGAGTGACCGAGCGCTTCTTGGCCGCCGACCCGCCGACCGCAGGTGAACTCTACGCTGCGAAAACGTGGACGAAGCACTCGATGGCTCCGAAGTTCGACGAGCTTGCGGCAACGGGATTCAAGCCGAGCCGCATGATTGCCGTCGCGGGTACGGCTACGAGCATCGTGTCCATCGACGAGCGTATGGAGGTTTACGACAGCGAGCGGGTCCACAAAACCGTCGTGCCTTTGTCGGTTCTCGAAAAGGTGTACGCGCACCTTCGCAGCGTGCCGCTCGCCGAGCGCAAAGAGATCGTCGGACTCGACCCGGGCCGCGCGAGCGTGATCGTGGCGGGAATGGTGATCGTGGAAACCGTCATGGAGCTTGCCCGCATGAAGGAGTTCACGGTGAGTGAAACCGATATCTTGCAGGGAATCATCCTCGATGCGGCGAGAAACGGTTAA
- a CDS encoding flavodoxin family protein: protein MNILYLNGSPRKQASATKKLADAFVEGMLKTVPESIIDEITLYEKAIAPCRGCFGCWHATPGTCVIRDDMDSLLPLFRRAHVVVWSMPLYYFGMPSTMKAFLDRLMPNNSPLFEKRKGGVRHPQRYDAAAQRHVLVSTCGFQESERNFEAIALQFDLLCDDRVSKILCPAGGAFATDHLGSAARKRLEEVQNVGADYTVSGTIARDTERALSIPVYDPDRYMAVVNRLAAIAETPAPDWMGARPSPQAHAVLAAFVARYREDPEPERALTIEFAFSDERSQAALLCETSSCTIEPAPDERAAARIEADVALWKRIVSGDTSISDALLNGTLKVWGDFDAVLRLEDLFVGIEV from the coding sequence ATGAACATCCTGTACCTGAACGGCAGTCCCCGAAAACAGGCGAGTGCAACGAAGAAACTCGCAGATGCTTTCGTTGAGGGCATGCTCAAAACAGTTCCGGAAAGCATCATCGACGAAATCACCCTGTACGAGAAGGCGATCGCGCCGTGTCGCGGCTGTTTCGGATGTTGGCATGCTACGCCGGGAACGTGCGTCATCCGCGACGACATGGACAGCCTGCTGCCGCTGTTTCGGCGGGCCCATGTAGTCGTCTGGTCGATGCCGCTGTACTACTTCGGCATGCCGTCGACAATGAAGGCTTTCCTCGACCGTCTCATGCCGAACAACAGCCCCCTGTTCGAAAAACGGAAGGGAGGCGTGAGGCACCCGCAACGCTACGACGCGGCGGCCCAGCGTCACGTGCTTGTTTCCACATGCGGGTTTCAGGAGTCGGAGCGCAACTTCGAGGCGATTGCGCTCCAGTTCGATCTACTCTGCGACGACAGGGTTTCGAAAATCCTCTGCCCTGCCGGCGGTGCGTTCGCCACCGATCATCTGGGAAGCGCGGCGCGCAAGCGGCTCGAAGAGGTGCAAAACGTAGGCGCTGATTATACCGTAAGCGGCACGATCGCCCGCGACACCGAACGCGCCCTGAGCATACCGGTCTATGATCCCGATCGGTACATGGCCGTGGTGAACCGTCTTGCAGCCATAGCCGAAACGCCCGCCCCCGACTGGATGGGTGCTCGGCCGTCACCTCAGGCGCATGCCGTGCTTGCAGCGTTTGTCGCCCGCTACCGAGAGGATCCGGAACCCGAGCGAGCCCTCACGATAGAATTCGCGTTCTCCGACGAGCGCAGCCAAGCCGCTCTTCTGTGTGAAACCTCGTCCTGCACTATCGAACCGGCGCCCGATGAGCGGGCGGCTGCGCGCATCGAGGCCGATGTCGCCCTCTGGAAGCGTATCGTTTCCGGCGATACGTCTATCTCCGATGCGCTGCTCAACGGCACCCTCAAGGTTTGGGGGGATTTCGATGCCGTGCTGCGCCTCGAGGACCTGTTCGTGGGAATAGAGGTGTAG
- a CDS encoding polyprenyl synthetase family protein has translation MNNINEIVASVQKQPESFEEYLISYADEVGDLVNSYIPQGTHPDMDRYLYRPLVEYSRNGGKRHRPLICFAACQAVGGDMSKATSAAAAIEHFHTAALIHDDIADEAELRRGEPCMHLTEGIGLAINAGDLALSLVNGTVMNDPLLDDATKVRVVTELVNMTQHTIEGQALDIGWARDGRYDLTPEDYLVMATHKTAHYSGAVPLAVGAIIGGGTEAEIEALRNYGLDTGLAFQIQDDLLNLVGSEESMKKDFRNDITEGKRTLIVVHALQNSPERDRLVDILSSKEKDTGVLAEAVAIMEASGSVEYARNYAENLTSIAKNRLIDMVKPSPSRDLLVSMADWFVNRLK, from the coding sequence ATGAACAACATCAACGAGATCGTGGCATCGGTGCAAAAGCAGCCCGAAAGTTTCGAAGAGTACCTTATCTCCTATGCGGACGAAGTTGGCGATCTCGTCAACTCGTATATTCCGCAAGGCACGCATCCCGATATGGATCGGTACCTGTACCGGCCGCTTGTGGAGTACAGCAGAAACGGCGGCAAGCGCCATCGTCCGCTCATCTGCTTCGCGGCGTGCCAAGCGGTTGGCGGCGATATGTCGAAGGCGACGTCGGCGGCGGCCGCGATCGAGCATTTCCATACCGCGGCGCTTATCCACGACGACATCGCCGATGAGGCCGAACTGCGGCGCGGAGAGCCCTGCATGCATCTGACCGAGGGGATCGGGCTTGCCATCAACGCAGGCGATCTTGCGCTTTCCCTGGTCAACGGCACGGTTATGAACGACCCGCTGCTTGATGACGCCACGAAGGTGCGGGTGGTCACCGAGCTTGTCAACATGACGCAGCATACGATCGAGGGCCAGGCACTCGATATCGGCTGGGCGCGCGACGGACGCTACGACCTGACGCCTGAGGATTACCTTGTCATGGCCACGCATAAGACGGCGCACTATTCGGGTGCTGTTCCGCTTGCCGTGGGTGCGATCATCGGCGGCGGAACCGAAGCCGAAATCGAGGCGCTGCGCAACTACGGTCTCGATACGGGCCTCGCGTTCCAGATTCAAGACGATCTTTTGAACCTCGTCGGTTCCGAAGAGAGCATGAAGAAGGATTTCCGCAACGACATTACGGAAGGCAAACGTACGCTCATCGTCGTGCATGCGCTGCAAAACTCGCCTGAGCGTGATCGTCTCGTCGACATCCTCTCTTCGAAAGAGAAGGATACAGGCGTGCTCGCCGAAGCCGTTGCCATCATGGAGGCCTCGGGCAGCGTCGAGTATGCGCGCAACTACGCAGAAAACCTTACGAGCATCGCGAAGAATCGCCTCATCGACATGGTGAAGCCCTCGCCCTCGCGCGACCTGCTCGTATCGATGGCTGACTGGTTCGTCAACCGTTTAAAGTAG